From a single Hippocampus zosterae strain Florida unplaced genomic scaffold, ASM2543408v3 HiC_scaffold_192, whole genome shotgun sequence genomic region:
- the LOC127594530 gene encoding LOW QUALITY PROTEIN: uncharacterized protein LOC127594530 (The sequence of the model RefSeq protein was modified relative to this genomic sequence to represent the inferred CDS: inserted 4 bases in 4 codons; substituted 1 base at 1 genomic stop codon) → MLPKIGWIGXGVMGKSMCSHLMAAGYXMTVFNRTKAKAEELLAKGAAWKEPVELAKDCDVVFLMLGYPKDVENMVLGTDGILSRMKSGSLLVDHTTSTPDLAIRIAEVAASKGVMSXDAPVSGGDVGAREARLTIMCGGGKEAFDQAAELMQKYGKSIQLTGGPGKGQHTKCTNQIILAGNMIGMVEGLMYAHKQGLDPHQIIEIIKAGAAGSFSLGVLGXRILNRDFXPGFYIEHYVKDLEICLAEASRANLCLPNLALVRQFYSSLQAQGQGQKGTQALMKVLEQLNNH, encoded by the exons ATGCTGCCGAAGATTGGGTGGATCG ACGGAGTCATGGGCAAGTCCATGTGCTCTCACCTCATGGCAGCCGGGT CCATGACCGTCTTCAACAGGACCAAGGCCAAGGCCGAAGAGCTGCTGGCCAAGGGCGCAGCTTGGAAGGAGCCAGTTGAGCTGGCCAAGGACTGTGACGTCGTGTTCCTGATGCTAGGGTATCCGAAAGATGTCGAAAATATGGTACTTGGGACAGATGGGATCCTCAGTCGCATGAAATCTGGCAGCTTGCTGGTCGACCACACGACGTCGACCCCCGACCTGGCCATCAGGATTGCCGAGGTGGCTGCCAGCAAGGGCGTGATGT GTGACGCCCCTGTCTCAGGCGGTGACGTGGGGGCCAGAGAGGCGAGACTGACAATAATGTGCGGGGGTGGTAAGGAGGCCTTTGACCAGGCAGCTGAACTGATGCAAAAGTACGGGAAATCGATCCAGCTCACCGGCGGGCCTGGCAAAGGACAGCACACGAAGTGCACAAACCAGATCATCCTGGCTGGCAACATGATCGGCATGGTCGAGGGGCTGATGTACGCCCACAAGCAAGGCCTGGACCCGCACCAGATCATTGAGATCATCAAGGCAGGAGCCGCTGGCTCCTTCTCGCTGGGAGTGCTGG CTCGCATCCTGAATAGAGACTTCTAGCCTGGGTTCTACATCGAGCACTACGTCAAGGACTTGGAAATCTGCCTGGCGGAGGCCAGCCGGGCGAACCTCTGCCTGCCCAACCTGGCGCTGGTGCGGCAGTTTTACTCCTCGCTGCAGGCGCAGGGCCAAGGCCAGAAAGGCACGCAGGCCTTGATGAAGGTGCTCGAACAGCTCAACAATCATTAA